From the genome of Flavobacterium ovatum, one region includes:
- a CDS encoding BamA/TamA family outer membrane protein, giving the protein MKKISTKISIIILIGIIISACNAEKRVPEGKHLLTKNKITVNGKRTNEENVTNQLYQKPNSTLLGFRLRLNLYNLANLNPDSTYQAKFIADPKKYERKSKWLSAKQVNRLGKSFWYHGIHDFLKKTGEPPVIIDTSKSKKSVSRLKSYYFNDGYFNIKADYQFDTLKKKRAQIRYKIVTGKPYLLDTIRTTIATPVLDSLYEATKNLSVLKSGKQFKTENFEEEKNRINTNFRNNGIYHFQPTYINFDIDTIQKVNKANVNLIINNYSYQDKDSTRTKPFKRFTISEVNVYTDYTATNSNTPIKDSTTYKNFNLYSHEKLKYKPYAITDAIFINKGGYFADNKTVLTTRYLSNLKVFNYPIIQYEIDKRDTTYSSLITKIYLTPRKKYSFGASFDVTHSNIQDIGIAFSPAITIRNIFKGAETLEISARGNIGSSKDLANPNNQFFNVSEYGLDLKLNFPRISFPFDTEKIIPKSMIPSTLITTGFSRQTNIGLDKENFTGAFSYNWTPKKNNSVKFDLLNAQFIRNLNIENYFNVYSSSYDALNKIGQTYSTNSSYFNSGDLKIEEGTKGFTSDVLSGNTALIETDTDYKSVKSIEERRVRLTENDFILSTSFTFSKTTKTDLQDNTFYLFKTKLESAGSLLSLFSRATKLPTNSNGNYELFNLEYSEYVKTEFDYIKHWDLTKEKVLAVRSFFGIALPFGNADYIPFSRSYFAGGSNDNRAWQAYSLGPGSSDSTNDFNEANMKIALSAEFRFKILGDLKGALFADAGNIWNVLDRETDDKYIFKNFNSLQDMALGTGFGLRYDLSFFIVRFDFGFKTYNPANEIGEKWFKELNISKSVLNFGINYPF; this is encoded by the coding sequence GGAAAACGCACTAATGAAGAAAATGTAACCAATCAACTGTACCAAAAACCAAATAGTACCTTACTAGGATTCCGATTACGTTTGAATTTATACAATTTAGCCAACCTAAATCCTGACTCGACTTATCAAGCAAAATTCATTGCTGACCCGAAAAAATACGAACGTAAATCAAAATGGCTATCCGCAAAACAAGTAAACCGATTAGGTAAATCTTTTTGGTACCATGGCATTCATGATTTTTTAAAAAAAACAGGCGAACCACCGGTTATTATTGACACTTCTAAATCAAAAAAATCTGTTTCAAGACTCAAATCCTATTATTTTAACGACGGATATTTTAATATAAAAGCAGACTATCAATTTGACACCCTTAAAAAGAAAAGAGCACAAATTCGTTACAAAATAGTCACAGGAAAACCATATTTACTAGACACCATAAGAACTACTATTGCTACACCTGTACTCGATTCGCTGTATGAAGCAACTAAAAACCTAAGTGTTTTAAAATCGGGCAAGCAATTTAAAACTGAAAATTTTGAAGAAGAGAAAAACCGTATCAACACAAATTTCAGAAATAATGGTATTTACCATTTTCAACCTACATACATCAACTTTGACATCGATACCATTCAAAAAGTAAACAAGGCTAATGTAAATCTTATTATCAATAATTATTCGTATCAAGACAAAGATTCTACCAGAACAAAACCGTTTAAAAGATTTACAATCAGCGAAGTAAACGTCTATACTGATTACACAGCAACCAATAGTAACACTCCTATAAAAGACAGCACGACCTATAAAAACTTTAATCTATACAGCCACGAAAAATTAAAATATAAACCATACGCTATCACAGATGCTATCTTTATTAATAAAGGCGGTTATTTTGCAGACAATAAAACGGTATTAACAACACGTTATTTAAGTAACTTAAAAGTTTTCAACTACCCTATTATTCAATACGAAATAGATAAAAGAGACACTACCTATAGTTCATTGATCACTAAAATATATTTAACTCCACGAAAAAAATATAGTTTTGGAGCATCATTTGACGTCACACATTCTAACATCCAAGACATTGGTATCGCTTTTAGCCCAGCAATAACGATACGAAATATATTTAAAGGGGCTGAGACGCTTGAAATTTCAGCGAGAGGAAATATTGGGTCTTCTAAAGATTTAGCCAATCCTAACAATCAGTTTTTCAATGTATCTGAATACGGTTTAGATTTAAAATTAAATTTCCCGAGAATATCTTTCCCCTTTGATACTGAAAAAATCATTCCTAAAAGCATGATTCCATCCACATTGATCACCACTGGTTTTTCGAGACAAACCAATATTGGTCTTGACAAAGAGAATTTCACAGGGGCATTCTCCTATAATTGGACCCCAAAGAAAAATAACAGTGTAAAATTTGACTTACTCAACGCTCAATTTATCAGGAATTTGAATATTGAAAATTATTTTAATGTTTACAGCTCTTCCTACGATGCTTTGAATAAAATTGGACAAACATATAGCACTAATTCATCTTATTTTAATTCTGGCGATCTGAAAATTGAAGAAGGCACTAAAGGGTTTACCTCTGATGTACTTTCAGGAAACACTGCATTAATCGAAACTGACACGGATTACAAATCCGTAAAGAGCATCGAGGAAAGAAGGGTAAGGCTCACGGAAAATGATTTCATACTGTCTACCAGTTTTACTTTTTCAAAAACAACAAAAACTGACCTTCAAGACAATACTTTTTACCTTTTTAAAACAAAATTAGAATCGGCAGGTTCTTTATTATCATTGTTTTCAAGAGCTACGAAATTACCAACCAATTCAAATGGAAACTACGAATTATTCAACCTAGAATATTCTGAATATGTAAAAACTGAATTTGACTATATTAAACATTGGGATTTAACCAAGGAAAAAGTATTAGCCGTACGTTCCTTTTTTGGCATAGCCTTACCATTTGGCAATGCAGATTATATTCCGTTTTCTCGAAGTTATTTTGCTGGAGGTTCCAATGACAACAGAGCATGGCAAGCCTATAGTTTAGGACCTGGAAGCAGTGACTCGACCAATGACTTTAATGAAGCGAATATGAAAATTGCCTTGAGTGCCGAATTTCGATTCAAAATTCTTGGAGATCTAAAAGGAGCTTTATTTGCTGATGCTGGAAATATTTGGAATGTCTTAGACAGAGAAACAGACGATAAATATATTTTCAAAAACTTCAATAGTTTACAAGACATGGCTTTGGGAACTGGATTTGGATTAAGATACGATTTAAGCTTCTTTATTGTTCGATTTGATTTTGGGTTCAAAACCTACAATCCTGCCAATGAAATAGGCGAAAAATGGTTTAAAGAACTTAATATTTCCAAGTCTGTATTAAATTTTGGTATAAATTACCCTTTCTAA
- the fbaA gene encoding class II fructose-bisphosphate aldolase, which translates to MAHNIKPGVATGDQVQEIFNYAKEKGFALPAVNVTGSSTINGVLETAAKLNAPVIIQFSNGGAQFNAGKGLSNAGEKSAIAGGIAGAKHVHALAAAYGATVILHTDHCAKKLLPWIDGLLDASEEHFAATGKPLFSSHMIDLSEEPIEENIEICKGYLARMSKMGMTLEIELGITGGEEDGVDNSDVDSSKLYTQPEEVAFAYEELSKVSPKFTIAAAFGNVHGVYKPGNVKLTPKILKNSQEFVQKKFNTGDNPVDFVFHGGSGSTVEEIREGISYGVIKMNIDTDLQFAYTEGIRDYMVKNIDYLKTQIGNPEGGDVPNKKYYDPRKWIRESEVTFNTRLEQAFADLNNVNTL; encoded by the coding sequence ATGGCACACAACATCAAACCGGGCGTAGCTACAGGAGATCAAGTTCAAGAAATTTTCAACTATGCAAAAGAAAAAGGATTTGCTCTTCCCGCAGTAAACGTAACGGGTTCAAGTACTATCAACGGAGTTCTTGAAACTGCAGCTAAATTAAACGCTCCAGTAATTATTCAGTTCTCAAACGGTGGAGCTCAATTCAACGCTGGTAAAGGATTATCTAATGCAGGTGAAAAATCAGCTATCGCAGGTGGTATCGCAGGTGCAAAACATGTTCATGCTCTTGCAGCAGCTTACGGAGCAACTGTAATTTTACATACTGACCACTGTGCAAAAAAATTATTGCCTTGGATTGACGGTTTATTAGATGCATCAGAAGAACATTTTGCTGCAACTGGAAAACCATTATTTAGTTCTCATATGATTGATTTATCTGAAGAACCAATCGAAGAAAACATCGAAATCTGTAAAGGATACCTAGCTCGTATGAGTAAAATGGGAATGACTTTAGAGATTGAATTAGGAATCACTGGTGGTGAAGAAGATGGTGTTGACAACTCTGACGTTGATAGCTCTAAATTATACACACAACCAGAAGAAGTAGCTTTTGCTTACGAAGAATTATCTAAAGTAAGTCCTAAGTTCACTATTGCTGCAGCTTTTGGAAACGTTCACGGTGTTTACAAGCCAGGGAACGTAAAATTAACTCCAAAAATTCTTAAAAATTCTCAAGAATTTGTACAAAAGAAATTCAACACGGGAGACAATCCAGTTGATTTCGTTTTCCACGGTGGATCTGGATCTACAGTTGAAGAAATCAGAGAAGGAATTAGCTACGGTGTTATCAAAATGAATATTGATACTGACTTACAATTTGCTTACACAGAAGGTATCCGTGACTATATGGTTAAAAACATCGACTATTTGAAAACTCAAATTGGAAACCCAGAAGGTGGAGATGTTCCTAACAAAAAATACTACGACCCAAGAAAATGGATTCGTGAAAGTGAAGTAACATTCAACACAAGATTAGAGCAAGCATTTGCTGACTTGAACAACGTGAACACACTATAA
- the accD gene encoding acetyl-CoA carboxylase, carboxyltransferase subunit beta, whose translation MAWFKRQEKGITTATEDKMDVPKGLWYKSPTGKIIDAEELERNLFVSPEDGFHVRIGSATYFEILFDNNEFVELDKNLTSKDPLNFVDTKKYSDRLKQVMEKTQLKDAVRTGVGKSKGKELVICCMDFAFIGGSMGAVVGEKISRGIDHAIKNKLPFVMISKSGGARMMEAAYSLMQLAKTSVKLAQLAEAKLPYISLCTDPTTGGTTASYAMLGDINIGEPGALIGFAGPRVVRDTTGKDLPEGFQTAEFLLEHGFLDFITARKDLKDKINLYIDLIQNIDIR comes from the coding sequence ATGGCTTGGTTTAAACGACAAGAAAAGGGAATCACTACTGCTACCGAAGACAAAATGGATGTCCCAAAAGGACTTTGGTACAAATCTCCTACTGGAAAAATCATTGATGCTGAAGAATTAGAACGCAATCTTTTCGTAAGCCCTGAAGATGGTTTCCACGTAAGAATTGGTAGTGCAACGTATTTTGAAATTTTGTTTGACAACAATGAATTTGTTGAATTGGACAAAAACTTAACTTCTAAAGACCCTTTGAACTTTGTTGACACAAAGAAATATTCAGACCGTCTGAAACAAGTTATGGAAAAAACTCAACTAAAAGACGCAGTACGTACTGGTGTTGGAAAATCAAAAGGTAAAGAATTAGTCATTTGTTGCATGGATTTTGCCTTTATCGGTGGATCTATGGGAGCTGTTGTGGGCGAAAAAATCTCTAGAGGAATTGACCACGCTATCAAAAACAAATTACCATTCGTGATGATATCCAAATCAGGAGGTGCTCGTATGATGGAAGCCGCTTATTCTTTAATGCAATTAGCTAAAACATCAGTAAAGTTAGCGCAATTAGCAGAAGCCAAATTGCCTTACATCTCTTTATGTACAGATCCTACAACCGGAGGAACCACTGCTTCATACGCCATGCTAGGAGATATCAATATCGGTGAGCCTGGTGCATTAATTGGTTTCGCAGGACCTCGTGTGGTGCGTGACACCACTGGTAAAGACTTACCAGAAGGTTTCCAAACAGCAGAGTTTCTATTAGAACACGGTTTCTTAGACTTTATAACCGCCAGAAAAGATTTAAAAGACAAGATTAACTTGTACATCGATTTAATTCAAAACATCGATATTAGATAA
- a CDS encoding ABC transporter permease translates to MRLYLRLLKESFAFALHALTNNKLRTLLSLLGVTIGIFSIIAVLAAVDSLDRKITSDLSNLDKNTIYLMRFSFGPSEIPQWKREQFPNVKYDEYIYLKSSLNNTEEVGYQLFVNREMLKHEDKTVSDVNIVPVSGEFINIQGLEFEKGRFYNESESNSGKAVIVLGYEIANTLFDSQDPIGENIRLYGQRFTVIGVLKKKGAGLFGDSNDTSVFLPVNFLRRMYGDNNDAMTPVIILKPKNGVDMDAYQAELKGKLRDFRGMKDGQIDNFFINIFSGFTNLIDGIISQMNVMGWIISGFSLLVGGFGIANIMFVSVKERTNLIGIQKSLGAKNRFILFQFLFESVILSVIGGIIGLVLVFIMSIVATNMADFEFVLSYGNVFLGTFLAAIIGLIAGIVPAITASRLDPVEAIRTGM, encoded by the coding sequence ATGCGTTTATATCTCAGATTATTAAAAGAGAGCTTTGCTTTTGCCTTACATGCGTTGACCAATAATAAGTTGCGAACTTTGTTGTCATTGTTGGGCGTGACTATTGGTATTTTTTCTATTATTGCAGTTTTGGCTGCTGTGGATTCTTTGGATCGAAAAATCACCAGTGATTTGAGTAATTTAGATAAAAACACTATTTATTTGATGCGATTTTCTTTTGGTCCGTCGGAAATTCCACAATGGAAAAGAGAGCAGTTTCCTAATGTGAAATATGATGAGTATATTTATTTAAAAAGTTCCTTAAACAATACGGAAGAAGTAGGGTATCAATTGTTTGTCAATAGAGAAATGCTCAAACATGAAGATAAGACGGTTAGTGATGTGAATATTGTACCTGTTTCAGGTGAGTTTATCAATATCCAAGGATTAGAGTTTGAAAAAGGACGTTTTTATAATGAGTCCGAATCCAATTCAGGTAAAGCGGTAATTGTTTTGGGTTATGAAATAGCAAACACTCTTTTTGATAGCCAAGATCCAATAGGTGAAAACATTCGGTTATATGGTCAACGATTTACCGTGATTGGTGTTTTGAAAAAAAAAGGAGCAGGTTTGTTCGGGGACAGTAATGATACTTCGGTTTTTTTGCCAGTTAATTTTTTACGAAGAATGTACGGCGATAATAATGATGCCATGACTCCTGTAATTATTCTAAAACCTAAAAACGGAGTAGATATGGATGCTTACCAAGCCGAACTCAAAGGGAAATTAAGAGATTTTAGAGGGATGAAAGATGGGCAAATTGATAATTTTTTTATCAATATTTTCTCAGGATTCACCAATCTTATTGATGGGATTATTAGTCAAATGAATGTGATGGGTTGGATTATCAGTGGGTTTTCATTGCTAGTGGGTGGTTTTGGAATTGCCAATATCATGTTTGTTTCTGTAAAAGAAAGAACCAATTTAATTGGAATTCAAAAATCACTGGGCGCAAAAAATCGGTTTATTTTATTTCAGTTTTTGTTTGAATCCGTGATTCTTTCTGTGATTGGGGGAATTATTGGTTTAGTATTGGTTTTTATAATGTCTATCGTAGCGACCAATATGGCCGATTTTGAATTTGTATTGAGTTATGGGAATGTTTTTCTGGGGACATTTTTAGCAGCGATCATTGGTTTAATTGCTGGAATTGTCCCAGCAATAACCGCTTCCAGATTAGACCCTGTAGAAGCGATTAGAACGGGAATGTAA
- the purH gene encoding bifunctional phosphoribosylaminoimidazolecarboxamide formyltransferase/IMP cyclohydrolase, whose translation MSTTKTIQSALISVFSKEGLEPIVRQLHSQNVTLYSTGGTEDFIKNLGIPVVPVEDVTSYPSILGGRVKTLHPKVFGGILNRQDHEGDVQQMVEYNIPQLDLVIVDLYPFEKTVASGASEADIIEKIDIGGISLIRAAAKNFKDTVIVASVDDYSSFLDLITKQDGATTIEDRKLLASKAFHVSSHYDGAIFNYFNTDETFYKESISNGQILRYGENPHQKGFFFGDFEAMFTKLHGKELSYNNLLDVDAAVNLITEFKNDGPTFAILKHNNACGLASRDTIEEAYNAALACDPTSAFGGVLIANKTIDVATAIEINKLFCEVVIAPLYDYEALAILQEKKNRIILIQNEVELPNRQVRTCLNGLLIQDRNDITDNKEDLKTVTVTAPTEKEVEDLIFASKICKNTKSNTIVFAKNGTLISSGTGQTSRVDALLQAIEKAKHFGFDLTGASMASDAFFPFPDCVALAKEVGITAVIQPGGSIKDGLSINYCNENNLAMVFTGTRHFKH comes from the coding sequence ATGAGCACAACAAAAACAATACAATCGGCATTAATTTCAGTTTTTTCTAAAGAAGGTCTAGAGCCTATCGTAAGACAACTACACAGTCAAAACGTAACCTTATATTCTACAGGAGGCACAGAAGACTTTATTAAAAACTTAGGGATTCCTGTTGTACCAGTTGAAGATGTGACTTCTTATCCATCTATTTTAGGAGGAAGAGTAAAAACATTACACCCTAAAGTTTTTGGAGGTATTTTGAACCGTCAAGACCATGAAGGAGACGTTCAACAAATGGTAGAATACAATATCCCGCAACTTGACTTGGTAATTGTAGACTTATATCCTTTTGAAAAAACTGTAGCCTCAGGAGCTAGTGAAGCAGATATCATTGAGAAAATTGATATTGGTGGAATCTCATTGATTCGTGCCGCTGCAAAAAACTTCAAAGACACTGTAATCGTTGCTTCTGTTGATGATTATAGTTCGTTTTTAGATTTAATCACTAAACAAGACGGAGCGACAACTATTGAAGATAGAAAATTATTGGCTTCAAAAGCATTTCACGTATCTTCTCACTATGATGGCGCCATCTTTAACTATTTCAACACTGACGAAACTTTCTACAAAGAAAGCATTTCAAATGGTCAAATATTGCGTTATGGAGAAAACCCACACCAAAAAGGATTCTTTTTTGGAGATTTCGAAGCAATGTTTACCAAATTACACGGTAAAGAATTATCATACAACAACTTATTAGACGTAGATGCTGCAGTGAATTTGATTACCGAATTCAAAAATGATGGACCTACATTTGCAATATTAAAACACAATAACGCTTGTGGCCTAGCTTCGAGAGATACTATTGAAGAAGCATACAATGCGGCTTTAGCATGTGACCCAACTTCAGCATTTGGTGGTGTATTAATTGCCAACAAAACAATTGACGTGGCTACCGCTATTGAAATCAACAAATTATTCTGTGAAGTAGTAATAGCTCCATTATATGATTATGAAGCTTTAGCCATTTTACAAGAAAAGAAAAACAGAATTATCTTAATCCAAAACGAGGTAGAATTACCAAACCGTCAAGTAAGAACTTGCTTAAACGGATTATTAATTCAAGATAGAAACGACATCACAGACAATAAAGAAGACTTAAAGACCGTTACTGTTACAGCCCCAACAGAAAAAGAGGTTGAAGATTTAATCTTTGCTTCTAAGATTTGTAAAAACACTAAGTCGAATACGATTGTTTTTGCTAAAAACGGTACATTGATTTCATCAGGAACAGGTCAAACTTCAAGAGTCGATGCTCTGCTTCAAGCAATTGAAAAAGCAAAACATTTTGGATTTGATTTGACAGGAGCTTCAATGGCTAGTGATGCCTTTTTTCCATTCCCTGACTGTGTAGCTCTTGCAAAAGAGGTTGGAATTACAGCCGTTATTCAGCCTGGAGGATCCATAAAAGACGGATTGAGTATCAACTATTGCAATGAAAATAATTTGGCAATGGTATTTACAGGAACACGTCATTTCAAACATTAA
- a CDS encoding rod shape-determining protein gives MGFFDFMTEDIAIDLGTANTLIIHNDKVVIDSPSIVARDRISGKIIAVGKEANLMQGKTHENIKTIRPLKDGVIADFDASEKMISMFIRSIPALKKRMFTPALRMVVCIPSGITEVEMRAVKESCERVNGKEVYLIHEPMAAAIGIGIDIMQPKGNMIVDIGGGTTEIAVIALGGIVCDKSVKIAGDVFTNDIVYYMRTQHNLFVGESTAEKIKIQIGAAIEDLETPPEDMSVQGRDLLTGKPKQVEVSYREIAKALDKSIQRIEDAVMETLSQTPPELAADIYNTGIYLAGGGSMLRGLDKRISQKTDLPVYIAEDPLRAVVRGTGMALKNLARFKSILIK, from the coding sequence ATGGGATTTTTTGATTTCATGACTGAGGATATCGCGATAGACCTTGGTACCGCTAATACCTTAATTATTCATAATGACAAAGTCGTTATTGATAGCCCATCCATAGTTGCTCGCGATAGAATTTCAGGCAAAATTATTGCTGTTGGGAAAGAAGCCAACTTGATGCAAGGTAAGACGCATGAAAACATTAAAACAATTAGACCTCTAAAAGACGGTGTAATTGCTGATTTTGATGCTTCAGAAAAAATGATCAGTATGTTCATCAGAAGCATTCCCGCTTTAAAGAAGAGAATGTTTACTCCTGCCTTACGTATGGTAGTATGTATTCCATCTGGAATTACTGAGGTGGAAATGAGAGCTGTAAAAGAATCTTGCGAAAGAGTAAACGGAAAAGAAGTTTACTTAATCCACGAACCTATGGCCGCTGCAATTGGTATTGGAATTGATATTATGCAACCAAAAGGAAATATGATTGTTGATATCGGTGGAGGAACTACTGAAATTGCAGTTATTGCTTTAGGAGGAATTGTATGTGATAAATCTGTAAAAATTGCAGGTGACGTTTTTACAAACGATATCGTTTATTATATGCGCACCCAACATAATCTATTTGTAGGTGAAAGCACTGCTGAAAAAATAAAAATTCAAATAGGAGCTGCTATCGAAGACTTAGAAACTCCTCCTGAAGATATGTCTGTTCAAGGTAGAGATTTACTTACCGGAAAACCTAAGCAAGTAGAAGTATCTTATAGAGAAATTGCTAAAGCACTAGACAAATCAATCCAACGTATAGAGGATGCTGTAATGGAAACATTATCTCAAACACCTCCAGAATTAGCAGCAGATATCTATAATACTGGCATCTACTTAGCAGGTGGGGGATCTATGTTGAGAGGATTAGACAAAAGAATCTCTCAAAAAACAGATTTACCTGTTTATATTGCTGAAGATCCATTAAGAGCTGTTGTTCGTGGAACTGGAATGGCACTTAAAAATTTAGCTAGATTTAAAAGCATCTTAATCAAATAA
- the mreC gene encoding rod shape-determining protein MreC, whose translation MQQIFNFIFKNSNRLLFLLLLCISLLLTIQSHSFHKSRIISSANYVSGGVYEKINNISEYLNLKTQNEALALENARLKSILFKTKDTSEIRKIESLKGVAPDDILVSKVIHNSYNAHENFITLNSGSLEGIESDMGVINNLGIIGIVDKTSPNYATVVSLLNIKSQINAKIKKSNHFGSLVWNGKSTGFVQLIDVPRLASVRKGDTIVTGGQSVIFPENINIGTIDKIYIDNKTNYYTLNIKLFNDMTNLGHVYIIKSKYRDELNNLEKQNKKDE comes from the coding sequence ATGCAGCAAATATTTAATTTTATATTCAAAAACAGTAATCGACTACTGTTTTTGCTGTTATTATGCATTTCGTTATTGCTTACAATACAATCGCATTCATTCCACAAGAGCAGAATCATTAGCTCCGCTAATTACGTAAGTGGTGGTGTGTATGAAAAAATAAATAATATAAGTGAATATTTGAATTTAAAAACTCAAAATGAAGCTTTGGCACTTGAAAATGCTCGACTGAAAAGCATTTTATTTAAAACCAAAGACACTTCTGAAATTAGAAAGATAGAAAGTCTTAAAGGGGTTGCTCCTGATGACATTCTTGTTTCAAAAGTGATTCACAACTCGTACAACGCTCATGAAAACTTCATCACTTTAAATTCAGGCTCCCTAGAAGGAATTGAATCTGATATGGGAGTAATCAACAATTTAGGAATTATTGGAATCGTTGACAAAACTTCACCTAACTACGCAACTGTTGTTAGTCTTTTAAATATCAAATCTCAAATTAATGCTAAGATTAAGAAGTCTAACCATTTTGGCTCACTAGTTTGGAATGGGAAAAGCACTGGATTCGTTCAACTTATTGACGTACCTAGATTGGCATCAGTTAGAAAAGGAGACACTATCGTAACAGGTGGACAATCTGTAATCTTTCCAGAAAACATTAATATTGGTACTATTGACAAAATCTACATTGACAATAAAACCAATTATTACACTTTGAATATCAAACTTTTTAATGATATGACTAATTTAGGTCATGTATATATTATAAAAAGCAAGTATAGAGACGAATTGAATAATCTAGAAAAACAAAATAAAAAAGATGAATAG
- a CDS encoding rod shape-determining protein MreD has protein sequence MNSTLLVNVFRFILLLTVQIVIFNNMTFLGFILPLPYILFILLYPVNGNKSGLLISSFLLGLTMDFFSNSGGIHATACLVLANFRPSIFKFSFGISYEYQTIKINDSLTPERFSFILLAVLIHHITMFILEAFQVNFFWDILIRTLLSSVFTVLSCIIIIYLIKPNKR, from the coding sequence ATGAATAGCACTTTGTTAGTCAATGTTTTTCGGTTTATACTATTATTAACCGTTCAAATAGTCATTTTCAATAATATGACTTTTTTGGGGTTCATTTTGCCACTTCCATATATATTGTTTATATTACTATATCCAGTAAATGGAAATAAATCAGGTCTATTAATTTCTAGTTTCCTATTAGGATTAACCATGGATTTTTTCTCAAACTCTGGCGGAATACACGCTACAGCTTGTTTAGTTTTAGCCAATTTTAGACCATCAATTTTTAAATTCTCATTTGGTATCAGTTATGAATATCAAACTATTAAAATAAATGACTCCTTAACGCCTGAAAGATTTTCATTTATATTGCTTGCTGTATTAATACATCATATAACAATGTTTATACTAGAAGCTTTTCAGGTAAATTTTTTCTGGGATATCTTGATTCGAACACTGTTAAGTTCTGTATTCACTGTACTCAGTTGTATTATTATAATCTATCTTATTAAGCCAAACAAAAGATGA